Below is a window of Bacteroidota bacterium DNA.
TTTTCTACTTGAAGATTTTTCTACTTATTACTTACTTTTGCTCTCATGCTAAAGGAAAATTCTCTTAAAGATAAAGTTATCATAGTTACGGGTGGCGGAACCGGATTGGGCAAAGAAATGACCAAGTCTTTTTTAAGACTTGGTGCTAAAGTTTGTATTGCCAGCCGAAAAACAGATGTATTACAAAAAAGCGCAATAGAATTGCGCAAAGAGACCGGAGGAGATATTATTTACACCCAATGCGATATACGCAATTATGCGGAAGTAGAAGCCATGATAAGCAAAGTAGTCGAACACTTTGGACATTTCAATGTATTGGTCAATAATGCTGCGGGAAACTTTATCAGCCCGACAGAAAGACTTTCACACCGCGCGTTTGACACCGTAGTGGACATCGTACTCAAAGGCTCATATAACTGCACATTGGCTGCCGGCAAGTATTGGATTACAGAAAACATCAAAGGCACAATATTAAGCATTTTAACAACCTATGCTTTTACCGGCTCTGCGTATGTTGTTCCATCTGCGTGCGGCAAAGCGGGGGTCTTTGCCATGACGCAATCTTTGGCGGTAGAATGGGGCAAATTTGGAATCAGACTTAATGCGATAGCTCCGGGTGCATTTGCATCTGAAGGGGCATGGTCAAGGCTGCTACCGGGAGAACTCATGCACAAATATAATCCTGCAAAATATAATGCACTCAACAGGTTTGGAGAACATCAAGAGTTGACCAACCTTGCCTCTTATTTGGTTTCAGATTTCTCTTCTTTTATAACAGGCGAAATGATGGTCATAGACGGAGGACAATGGCTCAAGGGTGCAGGACAATTCAGTATGCTTCATGATATTGCTGAAGACCAATGGGACACTATCGGAGAATTGTCACGAAAAGGCAAATCTAAGTAAGCGAGCAATGCACATTAGCATAAAACACCCTCCACTTAAAACACACTACAACCCCTACTCCTTTTTATGCTTATCCGGTTTTTTTCTAAAATAGACATAATCCAGATTTAATTTAAATGAGATACGCTGCATGAAGCTGATTTTATTAAGGTCATAGAAATCTTTAAAGTTTATTTTTCAGCCGTGGTTGGTGTTGTCACCAACCACTCAAATTTAAAATTTATCGACAAATAAATTAGTTTAATCCATTTTA
It encodes the following:
- a CDS encoding SDR family oxidoreductase, translated to MLKENSLKDKVIIVTGGGTGLGKEMTKSFLRLGAKVCIASRKTDVLQKSAIELRKETGGDIIYTQCDIRNYAEVEAMISKVVEHFGHFNVLVNNAAGNFISPTERLSHRAFDTVVDIVLKGSYNCTLAAGKYWITENIKGTILSILTTYAFTGSAYVVPSACGKAGVFAMTQSLAVEWGKFGIRLNAIAPGAFASEGAWSRLLPGELMHKYNPAKYNALNRFGEHQELTNLASYLVSDFSSFITGEMMVIDGGQWLKGAGQFSMLHDIAEDQWDTIGELSRKGKSK